ACGTTGTTTCAGGTTGACACACCGACTGACTGTAAGATTGAATTGTACTGGGCAGTTATCGGTTTAGTAGCAGGTATGCTGGGTGTAGAAACGGAACACCTCACCGCCGTGGTTCTGGCGCATGAAGTTGCACATGCTTACACTCATCTGGGAGCCGATATTGATGGTCACCGTTGGGTAACAGATGGCTTTGCTCGAACCGACAGAAGCGTAAAAGAAGGATTAGCACAGTACTATACTATCCAGATTGCCAAAAGACTGGAACTACAAATTTCAGGTTACACTGCTGCTTTTCATGAAATGTTAAAGAGTCAGCCGGTTGCATATCACGCACATGAGTTGTGGGTAACTGGAAATAAACCCGAAGAAGTTAGATTGGCGATGTTAGAATTTCGACGTGATGGGAGTGGTAATGTTCAAAAGTTCAATACTGCTCTCGTTGAAGCAAAGAAGAGACTTCGTAAGCATGCATAAGCAGATTAGTAGGTAATCAATGCCATTACACCCCATCCACGCCCTTGATGAAGTGATTGCCGAGTATCGGGAGTATCTCCGCACCGAATTCCGTGCCAAAGACCCCAACCTCATGGCAGCCCTCGAACGGGAACTCGATAAGCCGCTCTTCCTTGCACAGGAGGCGTTCTTTCAGGCACATCGCCCATTCAAGAATGGTAAACCGTGGCGTGACCTGCCACTCGACCCGAAGCTTGCCAAAGTGATGACGAAACGAGCGGGTACTGAGTTCGCTTATACCCACCAGTCTGACGCGATTGAACGATTACTTAGTCCTGATGCGGGTCCGGTTGTTGTTACTACTGGCACCGGATCCGGTAAAACCGAAGCGTTCCTCCTGCCGGTCATTCAGAATGCGATTGCCGACGCCTCTCACTTCAAGCAGAATGGTCTCACCGCTATTCTGGTCTATCCGATGAATGCGCTTGCCAATGACCAACTTTTGCGTATTCAGGAATATCTCGAGGATTCCGGTTTCGATGGAGTAGTTAAGGTTGCCAAGTATGACCGCAGTACCAAGCAAAGTGAACGGGAAGAGCTGCGACGCAACCCGCCACATATCCTGCTAACCAATTACATGATGCTGGAGTACTTATTGGTACGACCGGCTGACCGTGAAGGCATTTTTGCCAATCACCGTTGCCGCATTTTGGTGCTGGATGAAGTACACACCTATCGGGGAAGTTTAGGCGCTAACATTGCATTGTTGATTCGTCGGGTCAGAACCCATCTTGGTCGTGCCACCCAGACGTGGAAACCGGATGTGTCGGACAGTGAGCATGGTATCCGATATCCGATGTTGATTCCGATTGGAACCTCTGCTACTATTAAGAGCATTGCTGAATCGGATAAATCACCAGAGGAAATGCGACGACTACGGGATGAAGATATCCGTGAATTCTTCTCCAAATTGACCGGTGCTGAACACAATTCCATTGCGGTGTACGGCGAAGAACTCCAGTCTATCGACATTCCTTCTGAAGCCCATTACAGCACCCAACCAGTTGCGATTGACGACCTTGATATCGGTGACAGCGAATCAGTTCGTACTGCCCTGTGTAAGCTGTCTGACCAACCCCTTACGACACCGATTGAAGAAGCGGTTCGTGGTTGCCGAATGTTATGGGATTTGAATCGGTGGTTGATTCAGAAACCGATGTCGGTACACGAAATCGTTGGTAAAATCCGTGCCGAGATTCCCGAACGGAAAGATTGGTCAGACGAAGCTATTGCCGATGAAGTCACAAAGCTGTTGACGATTGGCGCGGCACTACCCGATGGTTTGGTCGGTGCACTGCGACTGCGGGTGCATCGTTTCATTCGAGGTGGGTGGCGATTCCACCGCTGTATCAATCCCGCCTGTGGTAAACTGCATCCGATGGGTGAGGAGAAGTGTTCGGAATGCGGTTCATTCACCGCTCCGTTGTTGCTATGTCGTAACTGTGGTGCCGATTATCTGCGGTTTGTCGGTGACATCGAAAAGGGTGGGCTTCGTCCCAGTGCAATCATGGCAGAGCCAAACGAATGGTTACTGTTCCAACCGGAGAAGTTCGTCACAAAGGATATGGATGATGAAGAGGGAACATTCGATGATATCGATGATTCCCAAGGCGCAGGGAGGTTGCGACAGGGTCAAATCAAAGGGAAGAAAATTCTCAATGGGTCGTTTAGTTCGACTTCATTGACTTTCAGCGCCGACCCTGCTGATTACGATATCAAAGCGACGATGGTTCCTGCCCGAACGAAGTGTATGTGTTGTGGTGGCACAGCAGGTAACCGAAGTGTGATTACCCCCGTTGCGATTGGCACTTCCGCTGCAGTGAAAGTTTTGTCGGAAGGATTGGTCGAATCGTTGGCGGAAGCGAATGTCGACAAACCCGGTCACGATGGCAAAGAACGCTTGCTGGTGTTCAGCGATAGTCGACAGGATGCCGCTCATCAAGCCAGGTTTATCATTTTTGCCAGTCGTTACGACCGGATGCGTCGCAGGGTGTATCAGCTTCTAAATCAACATGAGTCTCTAACCCTCGAACAAACTGTGCGGTTTCTTTCTGACCTTGGCTTGAAGGCTCATGACAATCCCTATGCACCCGGTGAAGAAACCAAATGGATAAACGATGACCTCAGGCGAAAGATGCAGGTCTGGGAAGAAGCACCTCTACTCGACGACATTGCGGTAAATGCGGGATACCGTGCGACAATCATCAATCTTGGTTTGGTTGGCATCGAGTATCATGAACTTGATGAGTATGTAAAACAGATGGGGGAGGCACTTGCGGGACGGATTGGAATTACCGTTTCGGATTTGGCTTACATCTGTCATTGCATGTTGAATGAAATGCGGGTACGTGGGTGTTTATCACGGGAATTGTTACGATACCATCCCCTCAATACTACCTGCCCCGATTATTTTGCTCAAGCCGAGTGGGAACGGAAAACATCCAAGCCACAAGGGTTCGCGGCTGTCGATGGAAAGCCAGTTGCCTATCTCGATAGTACCGAAGTACCTCACGGCATTAAATCCTTTAACCCCTGTCGAAAACAAAATGCAGGTGGTTCCTCTCCACGAATTGAACGAATTTTGAAACAACTTTTAAATCGCTTGGGTGGCTTTGTATCGGCAAATGAGATTATGATCGAAATGCTCCAGTTTCTCCTACAGGGGCGTTTTATCATTCCATCCGAGTTATATGGGGCACAGAAGAAATATCGCCTACTACAGGTCAACCAAGAGGTTTTACGGCTACGTAATGTCCCTAATGACAAACGCTACCGTTGTGATGTTTGCGGTACGACGATGCACTTTGCCGCTGATAAACTTCCTTGTCCGTTCTGTCACGGTTCGATGATTCATTGGGATGATGCCGAAGTAAATGAGAATCGATACGTACAGCGTATTAAAGCTAAATCGACGATTCCGTTGGTCGCTAGAGAACACACAGCGCAAGTTCCATCGGAAGTCCGTAGTGATATCGAAGACGATTTTAAGGCGGCAAAAGAGAATTCTAACGTAAATCTGCTCGCTTGTTCACCAACTTTGGAAATGGGAATCGATGTCGGGGGATTGGATGCTGTCGTACTACGCAATGTCCCACCTCGACCCGATAACTACGCACAGCGGGGTGGTCGAGCCGGTCGTAGAACACGCGTTGGATTGGTATTAGGGTATGCTCGCAGTACACCC
This genomic interval from bacterium contains the following:
- a CDS encoding DEAD/DEAH box helicase, which translates into the protein MPLHPIHALDEVIAEYREYLRTEFRAKDPNLMAALERELDKPLFLAQEAFFQAHRPFKNGKPWRDLPLDPKLAKVMTKRAGTEFAYTHQSDAIERLLSPDAGPVVVTTGTGSGKTEAFLLPVIQNAIADASHFKQNGLTAILVYPMNALANDQLLRIQEYLEDSGFDGVVKVAKYDRSTKQSEREELRRNPPHILLTNYMMLEYLLVRPADREGIFANHRCRILVLDEVHTYRGSLGANIALLIRRVRTHLGRATQTWKPDVSDSEHGIRYPMLIPIGTSATIKSIAESDKSPEEMRRLRDEDIREFFSKLTGAEHNSIAVYGEELQSIDIPSEAHYSTQPVAIDDLDIGDSESVRTALCKLSDQPLTTPIEEAVRGCRMLWDLNRWLIQKPMSVHEIVGKIRAEIPERKDWSDEAIADEVTKLLTIGAALPDGLVGALRLRVHRFIRGGWRFHRCINPACGKLHPMGEEKCSECGSFTAPLLLCRNCGADYLRFVGDIEKGGLRPSAIMAEPNEWLLFQPEKFVTKDMDDEEGTFDDIDDSQGAGRLRQGQIKGKKILNGSFSSTSLTFSADPADYDIKATMVPARTKCMCCGGTAGNRSVITPVAIGTSAAVKVLSEGLVESLAEANVDKPGHDGKERLLVFSDSRQDAAHQARFIIFASRYDRMRRRVYQLLNQHESLTLEQTVRFLSDLGLKAHDNPYAPGEETKWINDDLRRKMQVWEEAPLLDDIAVNAGYRATIINLGLVGIEYHELDEYVKQMGEALAGRIGITVSDLAYICHCMLNEMRVRGCLSRELLRYHPLNTTCPDYFAQAEWERKTSKPQGFAAVDGKPVAYLDSTEVPHGIKSFNPCRKQNAGGSSPRIERILKQLLNRLGGFVSANEIMIEMLQFLLQGRFIIPSELYGAQKKYRLLQVNQEVLRLRNVPNDKRYRCDVCGTTMHFAADKLPCPFCHGSMIHWDDAEVNENRYVQRIKAKSTIPLVAREHTAQVPSEVRSDIEDDFKAAKENSNVNLLACSPTLEMGIDVGGLDAVVLRNVPPRPDNYAQRGGRAGRRTRVGLVLGYARSTPHDQYFFDKPAEMISGEVPAPAIGLGNRDVILRHLNAIALGITEPGVATKMVEYVTPEGNINQDKVDALKSGVLQNVTPAVAIAIQAWGDSILVEAGLTHEALHQNLLHLPDHIQNVVDRTARQVLELRKPLEVYSKELQNARSGTRAGDLVARLLGIPTNNKSEADDRSAGYPLRRFAEFGILPGYEFPTEPSSLRLLADPHEEEPIQVNRIFGIDQFRPEAQVFARTKRWRVIGLDLSSPWNPASDEPVWKYRKCSICGLRYHGDSPRCPRCKTIAEGYPLDGRGFAGFIAKVDERPILEEEERFAVQNLVRGYPQWDGDVVGRWSVSNGWGLRLSRDEMVYWVNEGTRPSKQDLEDVIPMLHDEGKGFLLCGSCGQILHMDPALLKNGVKAKKSTSKQDPFGHRESCPNAGKTPNACALVASNKAEVLRLIVPVPTSMTSDELKRWGLSLGYSLLAGMRHLYKLDGSEIDFLFEGPWSALDNGLTF